The genomic stretch GCAAACCCATGATGAGGACTCGCAGATCTCGAAAACAGTAACCGCATGGGATCACCTTCATATCCAAAGGTAGGTTGTACCCCAATAAATACATTGCCAAACTGTTTACCATAGATCAGTAAATTTTGTCCGTCACTGTTCAAATTTCCAGGAGGTGGCCCCCAATTTTCCTCTAAACGGACGGAATATGGCGTTAAGCGTTCATATTGCTCCACAGACATCCGATAAGCTACATTTAACTCAGGAGAGGCATATTGAGCCTGAGCATCATGGATCACCGCTTCCATCAATTCTTTAGGAGATTCAGGTAATTCTGGCAGATCATAGCCATTGCCTCGTAAAGCTTTCATTACCTCGTAAATAGACCCAAATACGTCTAAATACGCGGCAGTTCCCACATTTCCCTTATCTGGTGGGAAACTAAACACCGTAATAGCGACTTTTTTCTCTAATTTCGGTTTTTTCCGTAAATTAGCCCATTTCATCGCTCGTTGGGCCACTGCTTCGATCCGATCTTGAAGTGCGATCGCCCGTCCTGTATTACCGTCCCGTCCTGATAAGATAATAGGTTCAATGGCCCCATCTAACTCAGGTATGGCTATTTGTAGCGCAACTTGGATCGGATGTAACCCTAAATCACTTGCTTCCCATTCCTGGGTAGTTTGAAATACCAAGGGTAAGGCGCACATATAGGGACGGTTGAGGCGTTTTAATGATTCTATCGCTTTGGGGTGATCTTGACGCGCTGGCCCCCCAACTAAGGCAAACCCTGTTAATGATACTACCGTGTCTACAATCGGAACAGGTTCAACTCCTTTAACCGTATTATCTAAGAAATAAGCTTCTACGGGTTTAGAAAAGTCTAACCCTCCCGCAAAAACGGGAATAACCCTTGCGCCCATGCACTCTAATTCTTGTACCATAGCAACATAATGAGCATCATCTCCTGTTACTAGGTGAGTCCGTTGTAATATTAATCCCACACAAGGGGCCAAAGGATCTTTTAACTCATCAGAAATATCAGTCCGACTGTTATACCAGTTCAAATAGGAGGGGACATCTTCAAACATTTTCATGGATAAAGGATGCCAGATTCCCATATCAAGATAGACAACAGGATCTTTATATTCAACCTTTTGATCCTTGAGTAATTCTTGATAGGAATACTTATGGGCCAACATTAACAGAAAATTCTCTAAATTCTCCGATGAACCCCCTAACCAATATTGGAAACTTAACATGAAATTGCGAGCATCTTGGGCTTTTTCTACCGGAAGATACTTCAACACTTGAGGAAGTGTTCGCAATAACTTTAACATCGCATCTTGGAAACCGGCCCCAGAATTTTCCTTCCGTTTCCGCATAAATTGGGCGATCGCACTTTTGGACTGTCCCAACTGTGCCATGGAAAAGCTGCCTAATTTATTAAGACGCATTACTTGGGGCATTGAGGGGAACACCACCACCGCATCTAGGTTATCACGATGGGGTTTAACCGCGTCTACCACTTTATCGGCCAAGTCTTCAATGAAAATGAGAGAAGCAATAAATAAGTTTGCTTCTGCCACATCTTGTTTAAATTCTTCGTAATTTTCGGGGTTTCTCAATTCTTCTATGAGATAACCACTAATTTCGATGGCTAAATTGGGATTATTCTTATTGATAGCATTAACGGCCGCCGAGAGAGAACTCTGATATTGAGGTTCTAACACGACATAGACCACCTTGAGCAAAGAACGACCATTTATTGCCTCTGGAACGATATGGCGAATGGTGGACTTGACGTGAGTAAACATCTATGATAATGCTCCTTAATTTTGATGATAGCCTAAACAGGTTATAAACAGTGCAACCCCTTAGAGGAGTTGGCAAAAAATGAAATAGGACTCCTCTGTGTTTGTAGCAGAAAATGACACCCGATTGATGGTTTAATCGATGATTTGACACATTTTGTAAAGAAACATGAAATATTTCGTTACAAATTTTGACAAATTGCCTGAGTGTATAGTCCAATTTTGCTTAATAAAAGTTATTTAATTAAATATTGACAAAAAATACATTAAGTGTATTTAAAATAATGCTGCTATAATTTTGGTTAAGATTAGCTCAGTTATGATACAAAAATCAACGTCATTGATTTAATGCAATAGATAACATAGATTTATGATGGATATTGATGAAGCTATAGGGAGACAATCATGATTGATATTAATTATTACGTTAAAAATTATTCTTATCTCGTTGAATTTTCGTCAGAAGATGAAGATTATTTAGCGAAATGTTTTGAATTGGGAATTATGGCACATGGAGATAGTCAAGAAGAAACAATTCAAGAAATTAAAGAAGCAGTTATGGTTCATTTATTGATGTTAATTGAAGATGGGGATGAAATTCCTGAACCTCAATCAATTATGGTAAACTTATAATTAATGTAAGCATATAAATAAAAAATGGAGCTAAATTTTATGCAAAAACTTTACTTAAAAGAAGCAAATAATCAATTAGAGGAACTAATTAAAAAAGCATCTCAAGGAGAAGAAGTGATTATTATTAGTGATGATGGGGAATGTTTTCAAATTCTACCTCTGAAGTCAAAAAAACCTCGTCCAAAATTTGGAAGTGCTAAAGGTTTGATTGAAATGTCAGATGATTTTGATGAACCTTTAACAGATTTTGAAAATTACGAACCATGAAATTATTACTTGACACTCATACTTTTCTTTGGTTTATTGATGGAAGTTCAAATCTGAGTCAGACAGCAAGACAGTTAATTGAAAATAAAGATAACCAGCGTTTTGTAAGTATTGCTAGTTTATGGGAAATAGCAATTAAAGTTAGTATTGGTAAGCTTAAATTAGGAGTATCATTGCCTGATCTAGTAAAGCAACAGGTCTATGATAATGATATAGAATTGCTTGCAATTAGTCCTGAGCATTTAGATATATTAAGAAAGCTAGATTTTCATCATAAAGATCCCTTTGATCGCTTGATCATTTCACAAAGTATAGTAGAGAAAATGACAATCATCACTAAAGATACTGCGTTTATTAGTTATTCTGTTCAGATTTTATGGTGATTATTGGTATCTGAGGGAAAGAACAATGATAAATATCTCAGAGTATATTAAAAATTATTCTTATCTTGTTGAATTTTCGTCAGAAGATCAGGTATATTTAGCAAAATGTATAGAATTGGTAATTATGGCGAATGGTGACAGTCAAGAGGAAGCAATTCAAGAAATTAAAGAAGCAGTTAGGGTTCATTTATTGATGTTATTAGAAGATGGAGATCAAATTCCTCAACCTTAATCAATTATGGTAAGATTATAGTTATTTTTTTTAATTTGTCAACTTATGGACTCAAAAAATAATCCAAAATTATTATTCAAACAGGTTAGATTTTAGAGAGTAGGGGTAGGGCGAGAAAATTTAGGTAATTTAACCTTTTCATGAGAAATTATATTCTTTTTCCCACCCTACAAAAGCTTAAAATTACTCTATTTCTTAATCAGAATTGTCCAATGCTTTTAAGCCTAAATAGCCTAGCCCTGCTACTAAACCACCGAGTGCAATAGTAGGAGCAAGAGCGACAGCAGTAGTAGTAACACCAACTAATCCAAGAATGCCACCAGCCGAAACTGTTGCAGTTACTGGAGCTAATCCAGCTACAGTCATACCAAGTGCTAATGCACTACCTCCATTTATTACTTGCGGACTATCAGGTTTACCTTGAGTGCAATCATACGCAAAATGTTCACAGTTATTAAATATTAGATTATAGCCTTCTTTATAAGAGTTTTTTAATCTAAATTCTGCTCTCTGAACTATTAAATCAAGAGAATATTTATTTTCGTACGTTTTAACCTTAATTGATTTTCCATTGGCAAACTTACTCTTGGAGTCCCTAACTATTTTTTTTGTTCCTCCTTTAATAGAACCAGAATAATGAATCACTGTACCATCACCACAATCTATGCCATGATGATCATAACCAAGGCATTGAATATAAATATGATCCCCTTTAGCCATAAGAAAAGCTCCAAATAAGTAACTATATATTCCCCTTTAAATCATATATTTGTCTGTGATACTAATCATATTTTTCTGTGATTAATATCACAATTAATATAATTAGTAGTAAGTTCTAGTGCGATCGCTGCTCTTGTAGGGTGCGTTAATGAAATGTAACGCACCTTAACTGATAGATTCTAGCCCATTTATTGGCAAATTCTTACTCAATAAGTAATAACAATAGCAATGAAACAATTAATGAAACAGCCGTCATCTTGGCTACCCAATGGAATAACCCTGAACCCATCTGATCAATATCGTCCTTTTTCCTTTACTGAAGAATTACAAATAAGATTAGAGTGTGATTCTCATAAATTCCTGCACGACTCACCGCATAATCCGATGGTTAAAGAATTATATAACAGGTATATCTAAAATAAAATCAGGTAACACATCTTCCCCCGATAAATTAGCAGGAAGAGATACAATTTCTTTATCTTGATTTAGGCGATAAATTTCTACTTGTTGCTGTTGGGGATTAATTAACCATCCTAACCGTAATCCTGCATCAAGATATTCCGCCATTTTCTCTTGTAAGTCTTCTAATTTGTCGGTTCGTGAACGCAATTCTAGCACAAAATCAGGGCATAAAGGAGGAAATTTTTCTTGTTCTTCGTCTGTTAAACTATCCCATCTTTCTAATTTAACCCATGCCACATCAGGGGAACGTTTTCCCCCATTAGGTAAACGAAAAACAGTTGAAGAACTAAAGACGATTCCTAATTTTGTTTGTTCATTCCATAACCATATTTTACTAATTAATCTGGCTTCTCGACTACCACTTTTTCCACCTAATGGGGACATAATCAATAATTCTCCTTTAGACGTTAATTCCAATCGCCATGCTTGATTGACTTGGCAAAGTTGATAAAATTCTTCATCGGTGAGTTGAACGGGTTTTACATTAAGCGTGATGGTGTTCATTATTGAATTATTAATTGTGAATATCAATAGCTATTGTTCACAGTGCTATTTTAGTGTATTTTTACAAATTGAAAATGATTCAAAACTAATCAAGAAAGTCTAGCATTAACCACTTGATCACGTCCTTGTTTTTTCGCTTTAAATAAAGCATCATCTGCACTATCAATTAAAGATTTAAGATCTAATTCTAAAGAAGGAATCATCGTTGCTACTCCTAAACTCATGGTGACATAAGGTTGAACATCTGAGGCTTTATGAGGTATATTTAAAGCGCGAATCCCTTCTAAAATGCGCTGGGCCACTTGTGTTGCCCCTTCATGGGGAGTTTCGGGCAAAATAACCGCAAACTCTTCTCCACCATAACGAGCGACTAAATCAGCAGGACGTAAGGCTGTATTAGCGATCGCCTTTGCCACTTTTTTCAAACAATCATCTCCCCCTAAATG from Crocosphaera sp. UHCC 0190 encodes the following:
- a CDS encoding type II toxin-antitoxin system HicB family antitoxin — translated: MIDINYYVKNYSYLVEFSSEDEDYLAKCFELGIMAHGDSQEETIQEIKEAVMVHLLMLIEDGDEIPEPQSIMVNL
- a CDS encoding type II toxin-antitoxin system prevent-host-death family antitoxin; this translates as MELNFMQKLYLKEANNQLEELIKKASQGEEVIIISDDGECFQILPLKSKKPRPKFGSAKGLIEMSDDFDEPLTDFENYEP
- a CDS encoding type II toxin-antitoxin system VapC family toxin, coding for MKLLLDTHTFLWFIDGSSNLSQTARQLIENKDNQRFVSIASLWEIAIKVSIGKLKLGVSLPDLVKQQVYDNDIELLAISPEHLDILRKLDFHHKDPFDRLIISQSIVEKMTIITKDTAFISYSVQILW
- a CDS encoding HicB family protein, with protein sequence MINISEYIKNYSYLVEFSSEDQVYLAKCIELVIMANGDSQEEAIQEIKEAVRVHLLMLLEDGDQIPQP
- a CDS encoding lecithin retinol acyltransferase family protein yields the protein MAKGDHIYIQCLGYDHHGIDCGDGTVIHYSGSIKGGTKKIVRDSKSKFANGKSIKVKTYENKYSLDLIVQRAEFRLKNSYKEGYNLIFNNCEHFAYDCTQGKPDSPQVINGGSALALGMTVAGLAPVTATVSAGGILGLVGVTTTAVALAPTIALGGLVAGLGYLGLKALDNSD
- a CDS encoding Uma2 family endonuclease, which encodes MNTITLNVKPVQLTDEEFYQLCQVNQAWRLELTSKGELLIMSPLGGKSGSREARLISKIWLWNEQTKLGIVFSSSTVFRLPNGGKRSPDVAWVKLERWDSLTDEEQEKFPPLCPDFVLELRSRTDKLEDLQEKMAEYLDAGLRLGWLINPQQQQVEIYRLNQDKEIVSLPANLSGEDVLPDFILDIPVI